The Gemmatimonadota bacterium nucleotide sequence GCTGCGGTGCCGAAAGATCGGCTACATCTTTCAGACCTTCAACCTGATTCCGGTCATGACCGCCCTGGAGAACGTCACCTTGCCGATGATTTTCGCCGGCCTGGCGACGGACGAGGCCATCGACAAGGGCGTCGATCTGCTGACGCTGGTGGGACTCGGCGAACGGGTCCAGCACAAGCCGCTGGAACTGTCCGGCGGGCAGCAACAGCGTGTCGCCGTGGCCCGCGCACTGGCCAACGATCCGGCCATCGTCCTCGCGGACGAGCCCACGGGCAACCTGGACCGGAAGACGGGACGGGAGATCATCGAGCTGTTGCGGGAACTGAACCAGGAAAAGCAGGTGACGATCATTTCGGCGACCCACGATCTGAAGATGCTGGACGTTTCAGACCGCATCCTGTGGGTGCAGGACGGCAGGATCACCAAGAATCAGCGGCGCGAGGAACTGGATCTGGACCTGGGCCAGATCGGCGCCGAAGAGGAATAATCCGACATTTCCGCGAGCCGAACGCGCGAGCCGGACGTAAGGTCGCCTCGACTCGGGCCCGCCGGTATCAGGCGACGCCGGCTCCGCAGCACTTCTTGTACTTCTTCCCACTGCCGCAGGGACAGGGCGCGTTGCGGCCGATTTTCTGTTCGACCCTGACCGGACGGGACGGGTCCCTGTCGGAATGGCCGCCGCGACGTCCGGACCGACCTGACCGTCCGGACCGTCCGCGTTGCTGGACGCCGGCTTCCGCATCGGGATCTTCCGTGGCCGTGCCGGCCATGCCGGCCATGGCCGGGGCTTCCTGGTGAATCGCCCGCATATTGGTCGGGGTTTCCTGGCGCGGCATCCGCGTTTCGGCCAGTTCGGCATTGAAGACGGTCTTGACGATCTCTTCATCCAGCCGGTCCCACAACTCCTCGAACATGGCGTAGGCTTCCTTCTTGTACTGGATCAGGGGATCCAGCTGGCCGTACGCGCGCAGGCCGATGCCCTCCCGCATCCGGTCGATTTCGTACAGGTGCTCCTGCCAGGCGTTGTCGATGACGTGCAGGGTGGCGAAGCGCTCCAGGTCGCGCATCAGTTCCGGCGAAGGCGCCAGGGCCGTTTCCTTCCGCTCGTAGGACTCGAGCATCTTCTCGTTGGCCAGTTCCACCAGTGATTCCACGTTAAGATCCGCCATTTCCTCCTCGGCCACGGCCACGGCCACATGGAAATTCCGGGCCAGGTCGCCGCTCAGCCCGTCCAGGTCCCAGTCCTCGGGATAGGTCTTGGGATCGGTGTATTCCTCCACCTTCCTTTCCGCCAAGCCGCGGATCATCTCGACGACGTCTTCCCTGAGGTTCTTGCGCTCCAGGGCGAGCAGGCGGCGGTCGTACACGGCTTCGCGCTGCTGGTTCATGACGTTGTCGTATTCGAGCACGTGCTTCCGCATGTCGAAATGCTGGGCTTCCACCCGCTTCTGGGCCCGTTCGATGGACCGGGTCACCATGGAGTGCTCGATCACTTCTCCGTCCGGTATCTTCAGGCGGTCCATGACGGAGGCGATGCGCTCGGAGCCGAAGAGCCGCATCAGGTCGTCCTCGAGCGAGAGGTAGAACCGCGACGAACCCGGGTCCCCCTGGCGTCCGGAACGCCCGCGGAGCTGGCGGTCGATGCGCCGGGCTTCGTGGCGTTCGGTTCCGATGATGTGGAGGCCGCCGAGATCGACTACGCCGGTGCCGAGCTTGATGTCGGTGCCCCGGCCCGCCATGTTCGTAGCGATGGTCACCGAACCGGGCTGGCCTGCCTTCGCGATGATCTCGGACTCCTGCTGATGGAACTTGGCGTTCAGCACGTTGTGCTTGATACCCCGGCGCTTCAGCATGCGGCTCAGCGTTTCAGAGGCGTCGACGGAGGTGGTCCCGATCAGGATGGGCTGGCGCTTTTCGTTCAATTCCTCGATTTCATCGATGACGGCGTTATACTTCTCACGGCGGGTGCGAAAGACCACGTCGTCGTGGTCGGTGCGACGGATCGGTTGATTGGTCGGGATCTCCA carries:
- a CDS encoding ABC transporter ATP-binding protein, whose amino-acid sequence is MDAPDTETQNIVRTRGVKRVYQMGKLSLEALKGIDMEVQRGEYISIMGPSGSGKSTLFNMIGALDKPTEGKVYIDEVDVAQLDAYELAWLRCRKIGYIFQTFNLIPVMTALENVTLPMIFAGLATDEAIDKGVDLLTLVGLGERVQHKPLELSGGQQQRVAVARALANDPAIVLADEPTGNLDRKTGREIIELLRELNQEKQVTIISATHDLKMLDVSDRILWVQDGRITKNQRREELDLDLGQIGAEEE